One genomic segment of Elgaria multicarinata webbii isolate HBS135686 ecotype San Diego chromosome 9, rElgMul1.1.pri, whole genome shotgun sequence includes these proteins:
- the BEST3 gene encoding bestrophin-3 isoform X3 — MRYVNLTSLLIFRSVSTAVYKRFPTMDHLVEGGFMTPEERRKFDDLKSPHLKYWVPFVWFGNLAAKARQDGRIRDSVDLQTLMNEMNRYRSWCSLLFGYDWVGIPLVYTQVVTLAVYTFFFTCLIGRQFLDPDQGYQGHDLDLYIPIFTLLQFFFYAGWLKVAEQLINPFGEDDDDFETNWCIDRNLQVSLLAVDEMHMNLPRMKKDIYWDDSSARPPYTLAAADSCIPSFLGSTIEMGLADSQFFHGENWLRDEDKPRRQHSMLRKVKRFLSVREVSPSPSRRSYQRQASENSVFFPSHEMHRIGNLLEMHSRGRHFTSNGRKNYEGREKSLKTHGSIDLGVIRETSKNDALETDGLSNVAESVPKMEYLAPEQIVIETDVKDSKANCATHVLTDKDSGSQSESETDSEGLVMTYCMSQNIAAHSLVPPSETAPLHMESRQQDSSVGVQEGKEPHSPRDTTSGDTRDHQIWKFPDVLAQPGVPSTKTAPLLTESGTSSGKNNESTESTPTSSPAAVNTFDISCLLAQFDTKETDILHIAEFGNDKIKDS; from the exons ATGCGTTACGTGAATTTAACATCCCTCCTCATCTTTCGTTCAGTGAGCACAGCTGTCTATAAAAGATTCCCAACCATGGACCATCTGGTAGAAGGAG GTTTTATGACACCCGAGGAAAGGAGAAAATTTGATGATCTTAAGTCTCCCCATCTTAAATACTGGGTCCCCTTTGTCTGGTTtggaaatttggcagcaaaagcACGACAAGATGGAAGGATCAGAGACAGTGTAGACTTGCAGACACTGATGAAT GAGATGAATCGGTATCGATCGTGGTGCAGCCTACTCTTTGGTTACGACTGGGTTGGAATTCCACTAGTGTACACACAG gtTGTCACACTCGCTGTCTATACCTTCTTCTTCACATGTCTGATAGGACGTCAGTTTTTGGACCCTGACCAAGGCTATCAAGGTCATGATTTAGATCTTTACATTCCTATCTTCACATTATTACAGTTTTTCTTCTATGCAGGATGGCTAAAG GTTGCAGAGCAGCTTATTAACCCATTTGGTGAAGATGATGACGATTTTGAAACAAATTGGTGCATCGATAGGAATCTGCAG GTTTCACTTCTGGCTGTTGATGAAATGCACATGAATTTACCAAGAATGAAAAAAGATATTTACTGGGATGATTCTTCAGCCCGCCCACCATATACGTTAGCTGCCGCAGACTCCTGCATTCCATCTTTCCTCGGATCAACAATTGAAATGGG CCTGGCAGATAGCCAGTTCTTTCATGGAGAAAATTGGCTCCGGGATGAGGATAAACCCAGAAGGCAGCATTCGATGCTGAGAAAAGTGAAGCGATTTCTGAGTGTCCGTGAAGTTTCCCCCTCCCCGAGCAGGAGGAGTTACCAAAGGCAGGCGAGTGAAAACTCTGTCTTTTTCCCATCCCATGAAATGCATCGCATTGGCAATTTGCTAGAAATGCACTCCAGGGGGAGACATTTCACCTCAAATGGCAGAAAGAACTACGAAGGTCGAGAGAAGAGCTTGAAGACACATGGGAGCATTGATCTAGGAGTCATTAGAGAAACCAGCAAGAATGATGCTCTTGAGACAGATGGCCTGTCCAACGTGGCTGAGAGTGTACCCAAAATGGAGTACTTGGCCCCTGAACAGATAGTCATCGAAACAGACGTCAAAGATTCAAAAGCAAACTGCGCTACTCATGTCCTGACCGACAAAGATTCTGGCAGTCAAAGTGAGTCAGAGACTGACTCCGAGGGACTTGTAATGACCTACTGCATGTCCCAAAACATTGCCGCACATTCACTGGTACCTCCTTCAGAAACAGCACCACTTCATATGGAATCCAGGCAACAGGACTCATCTGTAGGTGTACAAGAGGGAAAAGAACCGCACTCCCCTCGTGATACAACATCTGGTGACACCAGAGATCATCAAATCTGGAAATTCCCAGATGTTCTTGCTCAACCTGGGGTGCCCAGCACAAAAACAGCACCTCTTTTAACAGAATCTGGAACATCTTCTGGAAAAAACAATGAAAGCACGGAAAGCACACCTACTTCTAGTCCTGCTGCTGTAAATACATTTGATATATCCTGCCTACTAGCACAATTCGATACTAAAGAAACTGATATCCTTCATATAGCTGAGTTTGGCAATGACAAAATAAAGGACAGCTGA
- the BEST3 gene encoding bestrophin-3 isoform X2, with the protein MTVTYSSKVANATFFGFHRLLLKWKGSIYKLLYREFILFATLYTAISVLYRFFLTGSQKRYFEKLSIYCDEYAEQIPVTFVLGFYVTLVVNRWWNQFVNLPWPDRIMFLISSTVQGRDEYGRLLRRTLMRYVNLTSLLIFRSVSTAVYKRFPTMDHLVEGGFMTPEERRKFDDLKSPHLKYWVPFVWFGNLAAKARQDGRIRDSVDLQTLMNVVTLAVYTFFFTCLIGRQFLDPDQGYQGHDLDLYIPIFTLLQFFFYAGWLKVAEQLINPFGEDDDDFETNWCIDRNLQVSLLAVDEMHMNLPRMKKDIYWDDSSARPPYTLAAADSCIPSFLGSTIEMGLADSQFFHGENWLRDEDKPRRQHSMLRKVKRFLSVREVSPSPSRRSYQRQASENSVFFPSHEMHRIGNLLEMHSRGRHFTSNGRKNYEGREKSLKTHGSIDLGVIRETSKNDALETDGLSNVAESVPKMEYLAPEQIVIETDVKDSKANCATHVLTDKDSGSQSESETDSEGLVMTYCMSQNIAAHSLVPPSETAPLHMESRQQDSSVGVQEGKEPHSPRDTTSGDTRDHQIWKFPDVLAQPGVPSTKTAPLLTESGTSSGKNNESTESTPTSSPAAVNTFDISCLLAQFDTKETDILHIAEFGNDKIKDS; encoded by the exons ATGACAGTCACGTACTCCAGTAAAGTTGCCAATGCCACCTTCTTTGGGTTCCACAGGCTACTTCTCAAGTGGAAAGGAAGCATCTACAAACTGCTTTACAGAGAATTTATTCTCTTTGCTACCCTCTACACAGCGATAAGTGTATTATATAG ATTTTTCCTTACAGGAAGCCAAAAACGATACTTTGAAAAACTATCAATTTACTGTGACGAATATGCAGAACAAATCCCAGTCACTTTTGTGCTCG GGTTCTATGTTACTTTGGTGGTGAACCGTTGGTGGAACCAATTTGTCAATCTGCCATGGCCCGACAGAATTATGTTCTTGATCTCCAGTACTGTCCAGGGAAGAGATGAATATGGCCGCTTACTCAGGAGAACTCTCATGCGTTACGTGAATTTAACATCCCTCCTCATCTTTCGTTCAGTGAGCACAGCTGTCTATAAAAGATTCCCAACCATGGACCATCTGGTAGAAGGAG GTTTTATGACACCCGAGGAAAGGAGAAAATTTGATGATCTTAAGTCTCCCCATCTTAAATACTGGGTCCCCTTTGTCTGGTTtggaaatttggcagcaaaagcACGACAAGATGGAAGGATCAGAGACAGTGTAGACTTGCAGACACTGATGAAT gtTGTCACACTCGCTGTCTATACCTTCTTCTTCACATGTCTGATAGGACGTCAGTTTTTGGACCCTGACCAAGGCTATCAAGGTCATGATTTAGATCTTTACATTCCTATCTTCACATTATTACAGTTTTTCTTCTATGCAGGATGGCTAAAG GTTGCAGAGCAGCTTATTAACCCATTTGGTGAAGATGATGACGATTTTGAAACAAATTGGTGCATCGATAGGAATCTGCAG GTTTCACTTCTGGCTGTTGATGAAATGCACATGAATTTACCAAGAATGAAAAAAGATATTTACTGGGATGATTCTTCAGCCCGCCCACCATATACGTTAGCTGCCGCAGACTCCTGCATTCCATCTTTCCTCGGATCAACAATTGAAATGGG CCTGGCAGATAGCCAGTTCTTTCATGGAGAAAATTGGCTCCGGGATGAGGATAAACCCAGAAGGCAGCATTCGATGCTGAGAAAAGTGAAGCGATTTCTGAGTGTCCGTGAAGTTTCCCCCTCCCCGAGCAGGAGGAGTTACCAAAGGCAGGCGAGTGAAAACTCTGTCTTTTTCCCATCCCATGAAATGCATCGCATTGGCAATTTGCTAGAAATGCACTCCAGGGGGAGACATTTCACCTCAAATGGCAGAAAGAACTACGAAGGTCGAGAGAAGAGCTTGAAGACACATGGGAGCATTGATCTAGGAGTCATTAGAGAAACCAGCAAGAATGATGCTCTTGAGACAGATGGCCTGTCCAACGTGGCTGAGAGTGTACCCAAAATGGAGTACTTGGCCCCTGAACAGATAGTCATCGAAACAGACGTCAAAGATTCAAAAGCAAACTGCGCTACTCATGTCCTGACCGACAAAGATTCTGGCAGTCAAAGTGAGTCAGAGACTGACTCCGAGGGACTTGTAATGACCTACTGCATGTCCCAAAACATTGCCGCACATTCACTGGTACCTCCTTCAGAAACAGCACCACTTCATATGGAATCCAGGCAACAGGACTCATCTGTAGGTGTACAAGAGGGAAAAGAACCGCACTCCCCTCGTGATACAACATCTGGTGACACCAGAGATCATCAAATCTGGAAATTCCCAGATGTTCTTGCTCAACCTGGGGTGCCCAGCACAAAAACAGCACCTCTTTTAACAGAATCTGGAACATCTTCTGGAAAAAACAATGAAAGCACGGAAAGCACACCTACTTCTAGTCCTGCTGCTGTAAATACATTTGATATATCCTGCCTACTAGCACAATTCGATACTAAAGAAACTGATATCCTTCATATAGCTGAGTTTGGCAATGACAAAATAAAGGACAGCTGA
- the BEST3 gene encoding bestrophin-3 isoform X1: MTVTYSSKVANATFFGFHRLLLKWKGSIYKLLYREFILFATLYTAISVLYRFFLTGSQKRYFEKLSIYCDEYAEQIPVTFVLGFYVTLVVNRWWNQFVNLPWPDRIMFLISSTVQGRDEYGRLLRRTLMRYVNLTSLLIFRSVSTAVYKRFPTMDHLVEGGFMTPEERRKFDDLKSPHLKYWVPFVWFGNLAAKARQDGRIRDSVDLQTLMNEMNRYRSWCSLLFGYDWVGIPLVYTQVVTLAVYTFFFTCLIGRQFLDPDQGYQGHDLDLYIPIFTLLQFFFYAGWLKVAEQLINPFGEDDDDFETNWCIDRNLQVSLLAVDEMHMNLPRMKKDIYWDDSSARPPYTLAAADSCIPSFLGSTIEMGLADSQFFHGENWLRDEDKPRRQHSMLRKVKRFLSVREVSPSPSRRSYQRQASENSVFFPSHEMHRIGNLLEMHSRGRHFTSNGRKNYEGREKSLKTHGSIDLGVIRETSKNDALETDGLSNVAESVPKMEYLAPEQIVIETDVKDSKANCATHVLTDKDSGSQSESETDSEGLVMTYCMSQNIAAHSLVPPSETAPLHMESRQQDSSVGVQEGKEPHSPRDTTSGDTRDHQIWKFPDVLAQPGVPSTKTAPLLTESGTSSGKNNESTESTPTSSPAAVNTFDISCLLAQFDTKETDILHIAEFGNDKIKDS; the protein is encoded by the exons ATGACAGTCACGTACTCCAGTAAAGTTGCCAATGCCACCTTCTTTGGGTTCCACAGGCTACTTCTCAAGTGGAAAGGAAGCATCTACAAACTGCTTTACAGAGAATTTATTCTCTTTGCTACCCTCTACACAGCGATAAGTGTATTATATAG ATTTTTCCTTACAGGAAGCCAAAAACGATACTTTGAAAAACTATCAATTTACTGTGACGAATATGCAGAACAAATCCCAGTCACTTTTGTGCTCG GGTTCTATGTTACTTTGGTGGTGAACCGTTGGTGGAACCAATTTGTCAATCTGCCATGGCCCGACAGAATTATGTTCTTGATCTCCAGTACTGTCCAGGGAAGAGATGAATATGGCCGCTTACTCAGGAGAACTCTCATGCGTTACGTGAATTTAACATCCCTCCTCATCTTTCGTTCAGTGAGCACAGCTGTCTATAAAAGATTCCCAACCATGGACCATCTGGTAGAAGGAG GTTTTATGACACCCGAGGAAAGGAGAAAATTTGATGATCTTAAGTCTCCCCATCTTAAATACTGGGTCCCCTTTGTCTGGTTtggaaatttggcagcaaaagcACGACAAGATGGAAGGATCAGAGACAGTGTAGACTTGCAGACACTGATGAAT GAGATGAATCGGTATCGATCGTGGTGCAGCCTACTCTTTGGTTACGACTGGGTTGGAATTCCACTAGTGTACACACAG gtTGTCACACTCGCTGTCTATACCTTCTTCTTCACATGTCTGATAGGACGTCAGTTTTTGGACCCTGACCAAGGCTATCAAGGTCATGATTTAGATCTTTACATTCCTATCTTCACATTATTACAGTTTTTCTTCTATGCAGGATGGCTAAAG GTTGCAGAGCAGCTTATTAACCCATTTGGTGAAGATGATGACGATTTTGAAACAAATTGGTGCATCGATAGGAATCTGCAG GTTTCACTTCTGGCTGTTGATGAAATGCACATGAATTTACCAAGAATGAAAAAAGATATTTACTGGGATGATTCTTCAGCCCGCCCACCATATACGTTAGCTGCCGCAGACTCCTGCATTCCATCTTTCCTCGGATCAACAATTGAAATGGG CCTGGCAGATAGCCAGTTCTTTCATGGAGAAAATTGGCTCCGGGATGAGGATAAACCCAGAAGGCAGCATTCGATGCTGAGAAAAGTGAAGCGATTTCTGAGTGTCCGTGAAGTTTCCCCCTCCCCGAGCAGGAGGAGTTACCAAAGGCAGGCGAGTGAAAACTCTGTCTTTTTCCCATCCCATGAAATGCATCGCATTGGCAATTTGCTAGAAATGCACTCCAGGGGGAGACATTTCACCTCAAATGGCAGAAAGAACTACGAAGGTCGAGAGAAGAGCTTGAAGACACATGGGAGCATTGATCTAGGAGTCATTAGAGAAACCAGCAAGAATGATGCTCTTGAGACAGATGGCCTGTCCAACGTGGCTGAGAGTGTACCCAAAATGGAGTACTTGGCCCCTGAACAGATAGTCATCGAAACAGACGTCAAAGATTCAAAAGCAAACTGCGCTACTCATGTCCTGACCGACAAAGATTCTGGCAGTCAAAGTGAGTCAGAGACTGACTCCGAGGGACTTGTAATGACCTACTGCATGTCCCAAAACATTGCCGCACATTCACTGGTACCTCCTTCAGAAACAGCACCACTTCATATGGAATCCAGGCAACAGGACTCATCTGTAGGTGTACAAGAGGGAAAAGAACCGCACTCCCCTCGTGATACAACATCTGGTGACACCAGAGATCATCAAATCTGGAAATTCCCAGATGTTCTTGCTCAACCTGGGGTGCCCAGCACAAAAACAGCACCTCTTTTAACAGAATCTGGAACATCTTCTGGAAAAAACAATGAAAGCACGGAAAGCACACCTACTTCTAGTCCTGCTGCTGTAAATACATTTGATATATCCTGCCTACTAGCACAATTCGATACTAAAGAAACTGATATCCTTCATATAGCTGAGTTTGGCAATGACAAAATAAAGGACAGCTGA